GAAAATAATAGATTTAAAAGTCCTTCATAACAGGATTGCAGCGGAAAATTTGGCGTTACTATACATTTCAAAACAGAATTGTTCAGTTTGTCATGCCTTGTTGCCTCAAGTGGAAATACTGTTAGAGAAATATCCTTTCATTCAATCTATGCAAGTAGACGCGGAAGAGGTGCCGGCAATTGCAGGGACATACTCCATATTTACCGTGCCGGTTGTGATTTTTTTTGTGAATGGAAAAGAAATGTTCCGTGAAGCACGATTTGTTCCAATGGAAGAACTAAAGAAACAAATCGATAAGTTAGTTACGTTAATAATTGATCAGTGAGACAGATTTTTCTTGTGTAAAGGCTGTTTTTGCAAAGATTGTGCCCTTTCGAATTAGACCTCATTTCGGGTTTAAAATGACTTTGGGCATCATTTTAAACCCGAAATGAGGAAAGAAAAGAGTGTTTCCATTCGTTTTTGTATGCTAGAGCAACAAAGTATGAGAAAAGATCCATTGGAAAAACTTTACTCTTCTAGAATGTCGTTGTTTGTATTTAGTGTTGAATCATCAATGAAATATCCTAAAATCTATTTTTCATGTGATATATACTCAGTAGAAAATGAGCAAAGCAAATTAGTCAGATAGATGGATTTTTCTGGAGTTGTAAGAGAAGAAAGAGAAATACAAAGTCATGGGGATTATGAGTAAGG
This DNA window, taken from Bacillus sp. 2205SS5-2, encodes the following:
- a CDS encoding thioredoxin family protein, which gives rise to MEKIIDLKVLHNRIAAENLALLYISKQNCSVCHALLPQVEILLEKYPFIQSMQVDAEEVPAIAGTYSIFTVPVVIFFVNGKEMFREARFVPMEELKKQIDKLVTLIIDQ